One Malaclemys terrapin pileata isolate rMalTer1 chromosome 9, rMalTer1.hap1, whole genome shotgun sequence DNA window includes the following coding sequences:
- the GLOD5 gene encoding LOW QUALITY PROTEIN: glyoxalase domain-containing protein 5 (The sequence of the model RefSeq protein was modified relative to this genomic sequence to represent the inferred CDS: inserted 2 bases in 1 codon), which produces MAFWQEKREGPQPCLIHRLDHLVLTVKSIEDTVGFYSKVLGMEVVTFKSEDFRNCQPMARLTKCPVSDISQQQLCXRQVQKTLQQEIMEEPTSRAEGNRKALRFGNQKFNLHEAGKEFEPKARRPVPGSIDVCLITDTSLDQLVGHLKACGVTIEEGPVPRTGAIGPITSIYFRDPDENLIEVSNYSTDLAVDRVKH; this is translated from the exons ATGGCCTTCTGGCAGGAGAAGCGTGAGGGCCCCCAACCATGTCTTATCCATCGACTGGATCACCTGGTGCTGACTGTGAAGAGCATTGAGGACACCGTAGGCTTTTATTCCAAAGTCTTGGGTATGGAAGTAGTCACTTTCAAG AGTGAAGACTTTAGGAACTGTCAGCCCATGGCACGTCTGACtaagtgtcctgtctctgacataaGTCAGCAGCAGCTTTG CAGGCAGGTACAGAAGACCCTACAGCAGGAAATAATGGAAGAACCTAcctctagagcagag GGCAACCGGAAAGCGCTACGTTTCGGGAACCAAAAGTTTAACCTCCACgaggctgggaaggagtttgAACCCAAGGCTCGCAGACCAGTTCCTGGTTCCATAGATGTCTGCTTGATCACAGACACCTCGCTAGACCAGCTAGTGGGACACCTGAAG GCCTGTGGTGTGACTATTGAAGAAGGCCCAGTGCCCAGAACCGGTGCCATTGGTCCAATCACATCCATCTACTTCCGAGACCCCGATGAAAACCTGATTGAGGTTTCCAACTACAGCACTGATTTGGCTGTCGACAGAGTGAAGCATTAG